In Phocoena sinus isolate mPhoSin1 chromosome 10, mPhoSin1.pri, whole genome shotgun sequence, a single genomic region encodes these proteins:
- the TNS2 gene encoding tensin-2 isoform X2 produces MCWEGGLLSGSRALGQLLRKESGAGRAMKGKWLPPPGRFQEAPGQAPALFGPHGRHPRQPDTMKSSGPVERLLRALGRRDSSRATSRPRKAEPHSFREKVFRKKPPVCAVCKVTIDGTGVSCRVCKVATHRKCEAKVTSSCQALPPTELRRNTAPVRRIEHLGSTKSLNYSKQRSTLPRSFSLDPLMERRWDLDLTYVTERILAAAFPARPDEQRHRGHLRELAHVLQSKHRDKYLLFNLSEKRHDLTRLNPKVQDFGWPELHAPPLDKLCSICKAMETWLSADPQHVVVLYCKGSKGKLGVIVSAYMHYSKISAGADQALATLTMRKFCEDKVASELQPSQRRYISYFSGLLSGSIRMNSSPLFLHYVLVPMLPAFEPGTGFQPFLKIYQSMQLVYTSGIYHVAGPGPQQLCISLEPALLLKGDVMVTCYHRGSRGTDRTLVFRVQFHTCTIHGPRLTFPKDQLDEAWADERFPFQASVEFVFSSSPEKIKGSTPRNEPSVSVDYNTAEPAVRWDSYENFNLHHEDSVDDSVTHTRGPLDGSPYAQVQRAPRQTPPAPSPEPPPPPLLSVSSDSGHSSTLTAEPAAESPGRPPPTAAERRELERLLGGCGVAAGGQGAGRETAILDDEEQPPAGGGPRLGMYSGHRPGLSRHCSCRQGYREPCGVPNGGYYRPEGTLERRRLAYGAYEGPPQGYAEASVEKRRLCRSLSEGPYPYPPELGKPANGDFGYRAPGYREVVILEDPGLPALCSCPACEEKLALPTAALYGLRLEREAGEGWANEAGKPLLHPVRPGHPLPLLVPSCGHHHAPVPDYSCLKPPKAGEEGHEGCSYAMCPEGRYGHPGYPALVTYGYGGAVPSYCPAYGRAPHSCGSPGEGRRYPSSGAHSPRAGSISPGSPPYPQSRNLSYEIPVEEGGDRYPPPGHLAPAGPLASAESPEPVSWRESPSGHSTLPRSPRDAQCSASSELSGPSTPLHTSSPVQGKESTRRQDTRSPTLAPTQRLSPREALPPASQGGAERAPELPARSGPEPPAPGPFCPASPPSSPNDWPQERIPGGRSDSTSPRGPVPTTLPGLRHAPWQGLRDSPDSPDGSPLTPVPTQMPWLVASPEPPRSSPVPAFPLTASYDISGPTQPPLPEKRHLLGPGQQPGPWGPEQASPPARGTSHHVTFAPLVPDNAPQPPEPPMQESQSNVKFVQDTSKFWYKPHLSRDQAIALLKDKDPGAFLIRDSHSFQGAYGLALKVATPPPSAQPWKGDPLEQLVRHFLIETGPKGVKIKGCPSEPYFGSLSALVSQHSISPLSLPCCLRIPSKDPLEEAPEAPAPANMSTAADLLRQGAACSVLYLTSVETESLTGPQAVARASSAALSCSPRPTPAIVHFKVSAQGITLTDNQRKLFFRRHYPVNSITFASTDPQDRRWTNPDGTTSKIFGFVAKKPGSPWENVCHLFAELDPDQPAGAIVTFITKVLLGQRK; encoded by the exons ATGTGTTGGGAGGGGGGCCTCCTGTCCGGTTCTCGGGCCCTGGGACAGCTGCTGAGGAAGGAGAGCGGAGCTGGGAGAGCCATGAAG GGGAAGTGGCTGCCTCCGCCAGGCCGCTTCCAGGAAGCCCCGGGCCAGGCCCCAGCATTGTTCGGGCCCCACGGCCGGCACCCCAGGCAGCCGGACACCATGAAGTCCAGCGGCCCAGTGGAGAGGCTGCTCAgagccctggggaggagggacagcAGCCGGGCCACCAGCAGG CCTAGAAAAGCTGAGCCACATAGCTTCCGGGAGAAGGTTTTCCGGAAGAAACCACCGGTCTGTGCAGTGTGTAAGGTGACCATCGATGGGACAGGCGTCTCATGCCGAG TCTGCAAGGTTGCGACACACAGAAAATGTGAAGCAAAG GTGACTTCGTCCTGTCAGGCCTTGCCTCCCACGGAGCTG CGGAGAAACACGGCCCCTGTGAGGCGCATAGAGCACCTG GGATCCACCAAGTCTCTGAACTACTCAAAGCAACGCAGCACTCTGCCCAG GAGCTTCAGCCTGGATCCTCTCATGGAGCGCCGCTGGGACTTGGACCTCACCTACGTGACGGAGCGGATCCTGGCCGCCGCCTTCCCTGCGCGGCCCGACGAACAGCGACACCGCGGACACCTGCGCGAGCTGGCTCACGTGCTGCAATCCAAGCACCGCGACAAGTACCTG CTCTTCAACCTTTCAGAGAAAAGACATGACCTGACCCGCCTAAACCCCAAG GTCCAGGACTTTGGCTGGCCTGAGCTGCACGCACCCCCGCTGGACAAGCTGTGCTCCATCTGCAAAGCCATGGAGACGTGGCTCAGTGCTGACCCGCAGCATGTGGTCGTACTGTACTGCAAG GGGAGCAAAGGCAAGCTCGGGGTCATCGTCTCTGCCTACATGCACTACAGCAAGATCTCTGCAGG GGCGGACCAGGCGCTGGCTACCCTTACCATGCGGAAGTTCTGTGAGGACAAAGTGGCCTCGGAGCTGCAGCCCTCCCAGCGCCG GTATATCAGCTACTTCAGTGGTCTGCTGTCCGGCTCCATCAGAATGAACAGCAGCCCTCTCTTCCTGCACTATGTGCTCGTGCCCATGCTGCCAGCCTTTGAACCTGGCACGG GTTTCCAACCCTTCCTCAAGATCTACCAGTCCATGCAGCTTGTCTACACATCTGGAATCTA tcATGTTGCAGGCCCTGGTCCCCAGCAGCTTTGCATCAGCCTGGAGCCGGCTCTCCTCCTCAAAGGCGATGTCATG gTGACGTGCTATCACAGGGGTAGCCGGGGGACTGACCGGACCCTCGTGTTCCGAGTCCAGTTCCACACGTGTACCATCCATGGACCACGGCTCACCTTCCCCAAGGACCAGCTGGACGAGGCCTGGGCCG ACGAGAGGTTCCCCTTCCAAGCCTCGGTGGAGTTCGTCTTCTCCTCCAGCCCAGAGAAGATCAAAG GCAGCACCCCACGGAATGAGCCCTCGGTCTCTGTTGACTACAACACGGCAGAGCCTGCCGTGCGCTGGGACTCCTACGAGAACTTCAACCTGCACCACGAGGACAGTGTGGATG ACTCCGTCACCCATACCCGGGGGCCCCTGGATGGCAGTCCTTACGCCCAGGTGCAGCGGGCCCCCCGCCAGACCCCGCCGGCGCCCTCTCCggagccgcccccgcccccgctgcTCTCTGTCAGCAGCGATTCTGGCCATTCTTCCACGCTGACCGCCGAGCCCGCCGCCGAGTCCCCTGGCCGGCCACCTCCGACAGCTGCCGAGCGGCGGGAGCTGGAGCGCCTCCTGGGGGGCTGTGGCGTGGCCGCCGGGGGCCAGGGAGCTGGGCGTGAGACGGCCATCCTCGatgatgaagagcagcccccggcGGGCGGAGGCCCCCGCCTTGGAATGTATTCGGGACACAGGCCTGGCCTCAGCCGCCACTGCTCCTGCCGCCAGGGCTACCGGGAACCCTGTGGGGTCCCCAATGGGGGCTACTACCGGCCAGAGGGGACCCTGGAGAGGAGGCGGCTGGCCTACGGGGCCTACGAGGGGCCCCCACAGGGCTATGCTGAGGCCTCCGTGGAGAAGAGGCGCCTCTGCCGATCGCTGTCCGAGGGGCCGTACCCCTACCCGCCTGAGCTGGGGAAACCGGCCAACGGGGACTTTGGCTACCGCGCCCCAGGCTACCGGGAGGTGGTGATCCTGGAGGACCCTGGGCTGCCTGCCCTGTGCTCATGCCCCGCCTGTGAGGAGAAGCTAGCGCTGCCCACGGCAGCCCTCTATGGGCTGCGCCTggagagggaggctggagaggggtGGGCGAATGAGGCTGGCAAGCCCCTCCTGCACCCGGTGCGACCTGGGCACCCGCTGCCCCTGCTGGTGCCTTCCTGTGGGCACCACCATGCCCCAGTGCCCGACTACAGCTGCCTGAAGCCACCCAAGGCAGGCGAGGAAGGGCATGAGGGCTGCTCCTACGCCATGTGCCCCGAAGGCAGGTATGGGCATCCAGGGTACCCTGCCCTGGTGACATACGGCTATGGAGGAGCGGTTCCCAGTTACTGCCCAGCGTATGGCCGGGCGCCTCACAGCTGCGGGTCTCCAGGCGAGGGCAGAAGGTATCCCAGCTCTGGTGCCCACTCCCCCCGGGCTGGCTCCATTTCCCCCGGCAGCCCACCCTACCCCCAATCCAGGAACCTCAGCTACGAGATCcctgtggaggagggaggggacaggtaTCCGCCGCCCGGGCACCTGGCCCCAGCAGGACCCTTGGCATCTGCAG AGTCACCGGAGCCTGTGTCCTGGAGGGAGAGCCCCAGCGGGCACAGCACCCTGCCTCGGTCTCCCCGAGATGCCCAGTGCAGTGCCTCTTCTGAGCTGTCCGGTCCCTCCACACCCCTGCACACCAGCAGCCCAGTCCAGGGCAAGGAGAG CACCCGACGGCAGGACACTAGGTCCCCCACCTTGGCGCCCACTCAGagactgagtcccagagaggccTTGCCACCTGCTTCCCAGGGAGGGGCTGAAAGAGCTCCAGAGCTGCCAGCAAGAAGTGGGCCTGAGCCTCCGGCCCCTGGTCCCTTCTGCCCAGCCTCCCCACCCAGCTCACCCAACGACTGGCCTCAGGAGAGGATCCCGGGGGGCCGTTCGGACAGCACCAGTCCAAGGGGCCCTGTACCCACCACCCTGCCCGGCCTCCGCCACGCCCCCTGGCAGGGCCTTCGAGACTCCCCGGACAGCCCAGACGGGTCCCCCCTCACCCCTGTGCCTACTCAGATGCCCTGGCTTGTGGCTAGCCCAGAGCCGCCGCGGAGCTCACCCGTACCTGCCTTCCCTCTGACTGCATCTTATGACATCAGTGGCCCTACCCAGCCCCCACTTCCCGAGAAGCGCCACCTGCTGGGGCCTGGGCAACAGCCGGGACCCTGGGGCCCAGAGCAGGCATCGCCACCAGCTAGAGGCACGAGTCACCATGTCACCTTTGCACCTCTGGTCCCGGATaatgccccccaacccccag AGCCTCCTATGCAAGAGAGCCAGAGCAACGTCAAGTTTGTCCAGGATACGTCCAAGTTCTGGTATAAGCCACACCTGTCCCGTGACCAAG CCATTGCCCTGCTGAAGGACAAGGACCCTGGGGCCTTCTTGATCAGGGACAGTCATTCATTCCAAGGAGCCTATGGGCTGGCTCTCAAGGTGGCTACGCCCCCACCCAGCGCCCAGCCCTGGAAAG GGGACCCCTTGGAACAGCTCGTCCGCCATTTTCTCATTGAGACTGGGCCCAAAGGGGTGAAGATCAAGGGGTGCCCCAGCGAGCCCTACTTTG GCAGCCTGTCGGCCCTGGTCTCCCAGCACTCCATCTCCCCGCTGTCCCTGCCCTGCTGCCTGCGTATTCCCAGCAAAG ATCCTCTGGAGGAGGCCCCAGAGGCCCCAGCGCCCGCCAACATGAGCACAGCGGCAGACCTCCTGCGCCAGGGCGCCG cctGCAGTGTGCTCTACCTGACCTCAGTGGAGACGGAGTCGCTGACAGGCCCCCAAGCGGTGGCGCGGGCCAGCTCCGCAGCTCTGAGCTGCAGCCCCCGCCCCACGCCAGCCATTGTCCACTTCAAGGTCTCAGCCCAGGGCATCACGCTGACGGACAACCAGAGGAA GCTCTTCTTTCGCCGCCATTATCCAGTGAACAGCATCACCTTCGCCAGCACTGACCCTCAGGACCGGAG ATGGACCAACCCGGACGGGACCACCTCCAA GATCTTTGGTTTCGTGGCCAAGAAGCCGGGAAGCCCCTGGGAGAATGTGTGTCACCTCTTTGCAGAGCTTGACCCAGATCAGCCTGCAGGTGCCATTGTCACCTTCATCACCAAAGTTCTGCTGGGccagagaaaatga
- the TNS2 gene encoding tensin-2 isoform X8 has product MCWEGGLLSGSRALGQLLRKESGAGRAMKPRKAEPHSFREKVFRKKPPVCAVCKVTIDGTGVSCRVCKVATHRKCEAKVTSSCQALPPTELRRNTAPVRRIEHLGSTKSLNYSKQRSTLPRSFSLDPLMERRWDLDLTYVTERILAAAFPARPDEQRHRGHLRELAHVLQSKHRDKYLLFNLSEKRHDLTRLNPKVQDFGWPELHAPPLDKLCSICKAMETWLSADPQHVVVLYCKGSKGKLGVIVSAYMHYSKISAGADQALATLTMRKFCEDKVASELQPSQRRYISYFSGLLSGSIRMNSSPLFLHYVLVPMLPAFEPGTGFQPFLKIYQSMQLVYTSGIYHVAGPGPQQLCISLEPALLLKGDVMVTCYHRGSRGTDRTLVFRVQFHTCTIHGPRLTFPKDQLDEAWADERFPFQASVEFVFSSSPEKIKGSTPRNEPSVSVDYNTAEPAVRWDSYENFNLHHEDSVDDSVTHTRGPLDGSPYAQVQRAPRQTPPAPSPEPPPPPLLSVSSDSGHSSTLTAEPAAESPGRPPPTAAERRELERLLGGCGVAAGGQGAGRETAILDDEEQPPAGGGPRLGMYSGHRPGLSRHCSCRQGYREPCGVPNGGYYRPEGTLERRRLAYGAYEGPPQGYAEASVEKRRLCRSLSEGPYPYPPELGKPANGDFGYRAPGYREVVILEDPGLPALCSCPACEEKLALPTAALYGLRLEREAGEGWANEAGKPLLHPVRPGHPLPLLVPSCGHHHAPVPDYSCLKPPKAGEEGHEGCSYAMCPEGRYGHPGYPALVTYGYGGAVPSYCPAYGRAPHSCGSPGEGRRYPSSGAHSPRAGSISPGSPPYPQSRNLSYEIPVEEGGDRYPPPGHLAPAGPLASAESPEPVSWRESPSGHSTLPRSPRDAQCSASSELSGPSTPLHTSSPVQGKESTRRQDTRSPTLAPTQRLSPREALPPASQGGAERAPELPARSGPEPPAPGPFCPASPPSSPNDWPQERIPGGRSDSTSPRGPVPTTLPGLRHAPWQGLRDSPDSPDGSPLTPVPTQMPWLVASPEPPRSSPVPAFPLTASYDISGPTQPPLPEKRHLLGPGQQPGPWGPEQASPPARGTSHHVTFAPLVPDNAPQPPEPPMQESQSNVKFVQDTSKFWYKPHLSRDQAIALLKDKDPGAFLIRDSHSFQGAYGLALKVATPPPSAQPWKGDPLEQLVRHFLIETGPKGVKIKGCPSEPYFGSLSALVSQHSISPLSLPCCLRIPSKDPLEEAPEAPAPANMSTAADLLRQGAACSVLYLTSVETESLTGPQAVARASSAALSCSPRPTPAIVHFKVSAQGITLTDNQRKLFFRRHYPVNSITFASTDPQDRRWTNPDGTTSKIFGFVAKKPGSPWENVCHLFAELDPDQPAGAIVTFITKVLLGQRK; this is encoded by the exons ATGTGTTGGGAGGGGGGCCTCCTGTCCGGTTCTCGGGCCCTGGGACAGCTGCTGAGGAAGGAGAGCGGAGCTGGGAGAGCCATGAAG CCTAGAAAAGCTGAGCCACATAGCTTCCGGGAGAAGGTTTTCCGGAAGAAACCACCGGTCTGTGCAGTGTGTAAGGTGACCATCGATGGGACAGGCGTCTCATGCCGAG TCTGCAAGGTTGCGACACACAGAAAATGTGAAGCAAAG GTGACTTCGTCCTGTCAGGCCTTGCCTCCCACGGAGCTG CGGAGAAACACGGCCCCTGTGAGGCGCATAGAGCACCTG GGATCCACCAAGTCTCTGAACTACTCAAAGCAACGCAGCACTCTGCCCAG GAGCTTCAGCCTGGATCCTCTCATGGAGCGCCGCTGGGACTTGGACCTCACCTACGTGACGGAGCGGATCCTGGCCGCCGCCTTCCCTGCGCGGCCCGACGAACAGCGACACCGCGGACACCTGCGCGAGCTGGCTCACGTGCTGCAATCCAAGCACCGCGACAAGTACCTG CTCTTCAACCTTTCAGAGAAAAGACATGACCTGACCCGCCTAAACCCCAAG GTCCAGGACTTTGGCTGGCCTGAGCTGCACGCACCCCCGCTGGACAAGCTGTGCTCCATCTGCAAAGCCATGGAGACGTGGCTCAGTGCTGACCCGCAGCATGTGGTCGTACTGTACTGCAAG GGGAGCAAAGGCAAGCTCGGGGTCATCGTCTCTGCCTACATGCACTACAGCAAGATCTCTGCAGG GGCGGACCAGGCGCTGGCTACCCTTACCATGCGGAAGTTCTGTGAGGACAAAGTGGCCTCGGAGCTGCAGCCCTCCCAGCGCCG GTATATCAGCTACTTCAGTGGTCTGCTGTCCGGCTCCATCAGAATGAACAGCAGCCCTCTCTTCCTGCACTATGTGCTCGTGCCCATGCTGCCAGCCTTTGAACCTGGCACGG GTTTCCAACCCTTCCTCAAGATCTACCAGTCCATGCAGCTTGTCTACACATCTGGAATCTA tcATGTTGCAGGCCCTGGTCCCCAGCAGCTTTGCATCAGCCTGGAGCCGGCTCTCCTCCTCAAAGGCGATGTCATG gTGACGTGCTATCACAGGGGTAGCCGGGGGACTGACCGGACCCTCGTGTTCCGAGTCCAGTTCCACACGTGTACCATCCATGGACCACGGCTCACCTTCCCCAAGGACCAGCTGGACGAGGCCTGGGCCG ACGAGAGGTTCCCCTTCCAAGCCTCGGTGGAGTTCGTCTTCTCCTCCAGCCCAGAGAAGATCAAAG GCAGCACCCCACGGAATGAGCCCTCGGTCTCTGTTGACTACAACACGGCAGAGCCTGCCGTGCGCTGGGACTCCTACGAGAACTTCAACCTGCACCACGAGGACAGTGTGGATG ACTCCGTCACCCATACCCGGGGGCCCCTGGATGGCAGTCCTTACGCCCAGGTGCAGCGGGCCCCCCGCCAGACCCCGCCGGCGCCCTCTCCggagccgcccccgcccccgctgcTCTCTGTCAGCAGCGATTCTGGCCATTCTTCCACGCTGACCGCCGAGCCCGCCGCCGAGTCCCCTGGCCGGCCACCTCCGACAGCTGCCGAGCGGCGGGAGCTGGAGCGCCTCCTGGGGGGCTGTGGCGTGGCCGCCGGGGGCCAGGGAGCTGGGCGTGAGACGGCCATCCTCGatgatgaagagcagcccccggcGGGCGGAGGCCCCCGCCTTGGAATGTATTCGGGACACAGGCCTGGCCTCAGCCGCCACTGCTCCTGCCGCCAGGGCTACCGGGAACCCTGTGGGGTCCCCAATGGGGGCTACTACCGGCCAGAGGGGACCCTGGAGAGGAGGCGGCTGGCCTACGGGGCCTACGAGGGGCCCCCACAGGGCTATGCTGAGGCCTCCGTGGAGAAGAGGCGCCTCTGCCGATCGCTGTCCGAGGGGCCGTACCCCTACCCGCCTGAGCTGGGGAAACCGGCCAACGGGGACTTTGGCTACCGCGCCCCAGGCTACCGGGAGGTGGTGATCCTGGAGGACCCTGGGCTGCCTGCCCTGTGCTCATGCCCCGCCTGTGAGGAGAAGCTAGCGCTGCCCACGGCAGCCCTCTATGGGCTGCGCCTggagagggaggctggagaggggtGGGCGAATGAGGCTGGCAAGCCCCTCCTGCACCCGGTGCGACCTGGGCACCCGCTGCCCCTGCTGGTGCCTTCCTGTGGGCACCACCATGCCCCAGTGCCCGACTACAGCTGCCTGAAGCCACCCAAGGCAGGCGAGGAAGGGCATGAGGGCTGCTCCTACGCCATGTGCCCCGAAGGCAGGTATGGGCATCCAGGGTACCCTGCCCTGGTGACATACGGCTATGGAGGAGCGGTTCCCAGTTACTGCCCAGCGTATGGCCGGGCGCCTCACAGCTGCGGGTCTCCAGGCGAGGGCAGAAGGTATCCCAGCTCTGGTGCCCACTCCCCCCGGGCTGGCTCCATTTCCCCCGGCAGCCCACCCTACCCCCAATCCAGGAACCTCAGCTACGAGATCcctgtggaggagggaggggacaggtaTCCGCCGCCCGGGCACCTGGCCCCAGCAGGACCCTTGGCATCTGCAG AGTCACCGGAGCCTGTGTCCTGGAGGGAGAGCCCCAGCGGGCACAGCACCCTGCCTCGGTCTCCCCGAGATGCCCAGTGCAGTGCCTCTTCTGAGCTGTCCGGTCCCTCCACACCCCTGCACACCAGCAGCCCAGTCCAGGGCAAGGAGAG CACCCGACGGCAGGACACTAGGTCCCCCACCTTGGCGCCCACTCAGagactgagtcccagagaggccTTGCCACCTGCTTCCCAGGGAGGGGCTGAAAGAGCTCCAGAGCTGCCAGCAAGAAGTGGGCCTGAGCCTCCGGCCCCTGGTCCCTTCTGCCCAGCCTCCCCACCCAGCTCACCCAACGACTGGCCTCAGGAGAGGATCCCGGGGGGCCGTTCGGACAGCACCAGTCCAAGGGGCCCTGTACCCACCACCCTGCCCGGCCTCCGCCACGCCCCCTGGCAGGGCCTTCGAGACTCCCCGGACAGCCCAGACGGGTCCCCCCTCACCCCTGTGCCTACTCAGATGCCCTGGCTTGTGGCTAGCCCAGAGCCGCCGCGGAGCTCACCCGTACCTGCCTTCCCTCTGACTGCATCTTATGACATCAGTGGCCCTACCCAGCCCCCACTTCCCGAGAAGCGCCACCTGCTGGGGCCTGGGCAACAGCCGGGACCCTGGGGCCCAGAGCAGGCATCGCCACCAGCTAGAGGCACGAGTCACCATGTCACCTTTGCACCTCTGGTCCCGGATaatgccccccaacccccag AGCCTCCTATGCAAGAGAGCCAGAGCAACGTCAAGTTTGTCCAGGATACGTCCAAGTTCTGGTATAAGCCACACCTGTCCCGTGACCAAG CCATTGCCCTGCTGAAGGACAAGGACCCTGGGGCCTTCTTGATCAGGGACAGTCATTCATTCCAAGGAGCCTATGGGCTGGCTCTCAAGGTGGCTACGCCCCCACCCAGCGCCCAGCCCTGGAAAG GGGACCCCTTGGAACAGCTCGTCCGCCATTTTCTCATTGAGACTGGGCCCAAAGGGGTGAAGATCAAGGGGTGCCCCAGCGAGCCCTACTTTG GCAGCCTGTCGGCCCTGGTCTCCCAGCACTCCATCTCCCCGCTGTCCCTGCCCTGCTGCCTGCGTATTCCCAGCAAAG ATCCTCTGGAGGAGGCCCCAGAGGCCCCAGCGCCCGCCAACATGAGCACAGCGGCAGACCTCCTGCGCCAGGGCGCCG cctGCAGTGTGCTCTACCTGACCTCAGTGGAGACGGAGTCGCTGACAGGCCCCCAAGCGGTGGCGCGGGCCAGCTCCGCAGCTCTGAGCTGCAGCCCCCGCCCCACGCCAGCCATTGTCCACTTCAAGGTCTCAGCCCAGGGCATCACGCTGACGGACAACCAGAGGAA GCTCTTCTTTCGCCGCCATTATCCAGTGAACAGCATCACCTTCGCCAGCACTGACCCTCAGGACCGGAG ATGGACCAACCCGGACGGGACCACCTCCAA GATCTTTGGTTTCGTGGCCAAGAAGCCGGGAAGCCCCTGGGAGAATGTGTGTCACCTCTTTGCAGAGCTTGACCCAGATCAGCCTGCAGGTGCCATTGTCACCTTCATCACCAAAGTTCTGCTGGGccagagaaaatga